A genomic region of Mycobacterium senriense contains the following coding sequences:
- the glgX gene encoding glycogen debranching protein GlgX — MSTNSPASEAGGYHEPKLATVWPGNPYPLGASYDGAGTNFSLFSEIAEKVELCLIDHHGGESRIPLEEVDGFVWHAYLPNITPGQRYGYRVYGPFDPSAGHRCDPSKLLLDPYGKAFQGDFKFGQALFSYDMKAVTPDGPNADGADAGTPPMVDSLGHTMTSVVSNPFFDWGSDRAPLTPYHETVIYEAHVKGMTQTHPGVPEELRGTYAGLAHPVVIDHLKSLNVTAIELMPVHQFMHDSRLLDLGLRNYWGYNTFGFFAPHNQYAANRTSSVAEFKSMVRSFHEAGIEVILDVVYNHTAEGNHLGPTINFRGIDNAAYYRLVDTDLRLYKDYTGTGNSLNPRHPHVLQLIMDSLRYWVTEMHVDGFRFDLAATLARELHDVDRLSAFFDLVQQDPIVSQVKLIAEPWDVGEGGYQVGNFPGLWTEWNGKYRDTVRDYWRGEPATLGEFASRLTGSSDLYEATGRRPSASINFVTAHDGFTLNDLVSYNEKHNMANGEDNRDGESHNRSWNCGVEGPTDDPDITELRCRQMRNFWATLMLSQGTPMIAHGDEFGRTQNGNNNVYCQDSELSWMDWSLVDKNADLLAFARRVSTLRRRHPVFRRRRFFEGEPIRTGDEVRDIAWLNPSSREMTHEDWGESIHKCVAVFLNGEAISAPNARGEQVVDDSFLLCFNAGEDPVEFVTPNTDYAKEWTVELDTNEPTGRKEGADQVVTAEEKVSLPSRSLLVLRKTQ, encoded by the coding sequence GTGTCAACCAACAGTCCCGCTTCAGAAGCAGGCGGCTACCACGAACCCAAACTCGCCACCGTCTGGCCGGGCAACCCGTATCCGCTCGGCGCCTCCTACGACGGGGCGGGGACCAACTTCTCGTTGTTCTCCGAAATCGCCGAGAAGGTCGAGTTGTGCCTGATCGACCATCACGGCGGCGAGTCACGAATTCCCTTGGAAGAGGTCGACGGATTCGTCTGGCACGCCTACCTGCCGAACATCACCCCCGGCCAGCGCTACGGCTACCGGGTGTACGGCCCCTTTGATCCGAGCGCCGGCCACCGCTGTGACCCCAGCAAGCTCCTCCTCGACCCGTACGGCAAGGCCTTTCAAGGCGACTTCAAATTCGGCCAGGCGCTGTTCTCCTACGACATGAAGGCGGTCACCCCGGACGGCCCCAACGCCGATGGCGCCGACGCCGGGACTCCCCCGATGGTCGACTCGCTCGGCCACACCATGACCAGCGTGGTGAGCAACCCCTTCTTCGACTGGGGATCCGACCGCGCACCGCTGACCCCGTATCACGAGACCGTCATTTACGAAGCCCACGTCAAGGGCATGACCCAGACCCATCCGGGCGTCCCCGAGGAGCTTCGCGGCACGTACGCCGGGTTGGCTCATCCGGTGGTCATCGACCATCTCAAGTCGCTCAACGTCACCGCCATCGAGCTGATGCCCGTGCACCAGTTCATGCACGACTCGCGACTGCTCGACCTCGGCCTGCGAAACTACTGGGGATACAACACTTTCGGATTCTTCGCCCCGCACAATCAGTACGCGGCCAACCGCACGTCCAGCGTCGCCGAGTTCAAATCCATGGTGCGCAGCTTCCACGAGGCCGGCATCGAGGTGATCCTCGACGTGGTCTACAACCACACCGCCGAGGGCAACCACCTCGGGCCGACCATCAATTTCCGCGGCATCGACAACGCCGCGTACTACCGGCTCGTCGACACCGACCTGCGGTTGTACAAGGACTACACCGGCACCGGCAACAGCCTGAACCCGCGCCACCCGCACGTGCTGCAGCTCATCATGGACTCGCTGCGCTACTGGGTGACCGAGATGCATGTCGACGGCTTCCGCTTCGACCTGGCCGCCACGCTCGCGCGCGAACTGCACGACGTCGACCGATTGAGCGCGTTCTTCGATCTGGTGCAGCAGGATCCGATCGTCAGCCAGGTCAAACTGATCGCGGAGCCGTGGGACGTCGGCGAGGGTGGCTACCAAGTCGGAAATTTCCCGGGTTTGTGGACCGAGTGGAACGGGAAGTATCGCGATACTGTGCGCGATTACTGGCGGGGCGAGCCCGCAACCCTGGGCGAGTTCGCTTCCCGGCTGACCGGGTCGTCGGACCTGTACGAGGCGACCGGTCGTCGTCCCAGCGCCAGCATCAACTTCGTCACCGCGCACGACGGATTCACGCTCAACGACCTGGTGTCCTACAACGAAAAACACAACATGGCCAACGGGGAGGACAACCGGGACGGGGAAAGCCACAACCGATCGTGGAACTGTGGCGTCGAGGGCCCCACCGACGACCCCGACATCACCGAGCTGCGCTGCCGCCAGATGCGCAATTTCTGGGCGACGCTGATGCTCAGCCAGGGCACGCCGATGATCGCCCACGGTGACGAGTTCGGACGTACGCAGAACGGCAACAACAATGTGTACTGCCAGGACTCCGAATTGTCTTGGATGGACTGGTCTTTGGTCGACAAGAATGCCGACCTGCTGGCGTTCGCCCGCAGGGTGAGCACGCTGCGCAGGCGGCATCCGGTGTTCCGGCGGCGCCGGTTCTTCGAGGGCGAGCCGATCCGGACCGGCGACGAGGTGCGCGACATCGCCTGGCTGAATCCGAGTAGCCGCGAGATGACGCACGAGGACTGGGGCGAAAGCATTCACAAGTGTGTGGCGGTGTTCCTCAACGGCGAGGCCATCAGCGCACCCAACGCACGCGGTGAACAGGTGGTCGACGACTCATTCCTGTTGTGTTTCAACGCCGGTGAAGATCCAGTGGAATTCGTGACGCCGAACACCGACTATGCGAAAGAGTGGACCGTGGAACTGGACACCAACGAACCGACCGGCCGCAAAGAGGGAGCCGACCAGGTGGTGACCGCCGAGGAGAAGGTGTCGCTGCCCTCGCGTTCACTGTTGGTATTGCGTAAGACGCAGTGA
- the treY gene encoding malto-oligosyltrehalose synthase — protein sequence MPLPVISTYRLQLRGESSGFAFTFADAENLLDYLNDLGVSHLYLSPIMTATAGSSHGYDVTDPTTVSPEIGGKEGLARLSAAARARGMGLIVDIVPNHVGIGQPSQNPWWWDVLQNGRSSPYATYFDIDWDLDDDGRIVLPVLGSDDDAAGLTVDGDLLRLGDLAFPIAPGTAGGTGPEVHDRQHYRLVGWRNGVCGYRRFFSITSLAGLRQEDRVVFDATHAEVGRWFTEGLVDGIRIDHPDGLSDPCGYLAWLRELTGPEAWIVIEKILAVDEALEPTLPIGGTTGYDVLRETGGVLVDPMGAPTLTALVESAGVDYQAMPDMLVDLKLRAATDTLASELRRLRRSIVAAAGADDPQLPDAVAALLTHIGVYRCDYPGLVALLPTALAETQAAAPELGPALQVLATALARGGEPATRLQQLCGAVTAKAVEDCLFYRDARLVSLNEVGGEPHRFGVGAAEFHHSAATRARLWPQTMTTLTTHDTKRGEDVRARISVLSQVPSLWTEFLARWEIAAPSPDPATGQFLWQNIFGVWPVNGEVTDALRDRLHAYTEKAIREASWHTSWNDPDADFEDAVHRWLDTVLDGPVAGQLTELVAQLNPHAASDALAQKLLALTVPGIPDVYQGTELWDDSLVDPDNRRAVDYAARRAALQALEHPKIRVVTTALRVRRNQPDAFLHGDYVPVLANGDAADHVLAFRRGEDIVVAVTRWTVRLTETGWGNTVLPLPDGTWKDALTGVIADGPTSAAQLFADLPVVLLERHHD from the coding sequence ATGCCTTTACCCGTCATCTCCACCTACCGACTGCAGCTGCGTGGTGAATCCAGCGGGTTCGCGTTCACCTTCGCCGACGCGGAAAACCTGCTCGACTACCTGAACGACCTCGGGGTGTCGCACCTGTATTTGTCCCCGATTATGACCGCGACCGCGGGGTCGAGCCACGGCTACGACGTCACCGACCCTACGACGGTGTCGCCCGAGATCGGCGGCAAAGAAGGGCTGGCGCGACTGTCGGCGGCGGCGCGAGCGCGTGGCATGGGCCTGATCGTGGACATCGTGCCCAACCATGTGGGCATCGGCCAGCCCAGCCAGAACCCCTGGTGGTGGGACGTCCTTCAGAACGGCCGCTCTTCGCCCTACGCAACGTATTTCGACATCGACTGGGACCTCGACGACGACGGCCGCATCGTGCTGCCGGTGCTGGGCTCCGACGACGACGCCGCAGGCCTCACCGTGGACGGGGACCTGTTGCGCCTGGGCGATCTGGCGTTCCCGATCGCGCCCGGCACCGCGGGGGGCACCGGCCCCGAGGTGCACGACCGCCAGCACTACCGGCTGGTGGGCTGGCGCAACGGCGTCTGCGGCTACCGCCGGTTCTTCTCGATCACCTCGCTTGCGGGGCTGCGCCAGGAGGACCGCGTCGTCTTCGATGCCACACACGCCGAAGTCGGGCGGTGGTTCACCGAGGGGCTCGTCGACGGCATTCGCATCGACCACCCCGACGGCCTGTCCGACCCGTGCGGGTACCTGGCATGGTTGCGCGAGCTGACCGGCCCGGAGGCCTGGATCGTGATCGAGAAGATCCTGGCCGTCGACGAGGCGCTTGAGCCGACCCTGCCCATCGGCGGCACCACCGGCTACGACGTGTTGCGCGAAACCGGTGGCGTCCTGGTGGATCCGATGGGCGCCCCGACGCTGACCGCGCTGGTGGAGTCGGCCGGGGTGGACTACCAGGCGATGCCGGACATGCTGGTGGATCTCAAGCTCCGTGCGGCCACTGACACATTGGCCAGTGAGCTGCGCCGGCTGCGCCGTAGCATCGTGGCCGCCGCCGGCGCCGACGACCCGCAGCTGCCCGACGCGGTGGCCGCGCTGCTCACCCATATCGGGGTGTACCGCTGCGACTATCCCGGCCTGGTCGCGCTGCTGCCCACCGCGCTGGCCGAAACCCAGGCGGCCGCACCGGAGTTGGGGCCCGCACTGCAGGTGCTGGCCACGGCGCTGGCCCGCGGCGGCGAGCCGGCCACCCGGCTGCAGCAGCTGTGCGGCGCCGTCACCGCCAAGGCCGTCGAGGACTGCTTGTTCTACCGTGACGCCCGGCTGGTTTCGCTGAACGAGGTGGGCGGTGAACCGCACCGCTTCGGTGTCGGTGCGGCCGAATTCCATCACAGCGCCGCCACCCGGGCCCGGTTGTGGCCGCAGACCATGACCACGCTGACCACCCATGACACCAAGCGCGGCGAGGACGTGCGGGCCCGGATTTCGGTGCTGTCCCAGGTGCCGTCGCTGTGGACCGAGTTCCTCGCGCGCTGGGAGATCGCCGCGCCCTCCCCCGATCCGGCGACCGGACAGTTCCTGTGGCAGAACATCTTCGGCGTGTGGCCGGTCAACGGCGAGGTCACCGACGCGCTGCGGGACCGGCTGCACGCCTACACCGAGAAGGCCATCCGGGAAGCGTCCTGGCACACCTCGTGGAACGACCCGGACGCCGACTTCGAGGACGCGGTGCACCGGTGGCTGGACACCGTGCTCGACGGCCCGGTGGCCGGCCAGCTGACCGAGCTTGTCGCCCAACTCAATCCGCATGCCGCCAGTGACGCGCTGGCCCAGAAGCTGCTGGCGCTGACCGTGCCCGGGATCCCGGACGTGTATCAGGGCACCGAGCTCTGGGACGACAGCCTGGTCGACCCGGACAACCGCCGGGCCGTCGACTACGCCGCCCGGCGCGCCGCCCTGCAGGCGTTGGAGCACCCGAAAATCCGGGTCGTCACCACCGCACTTCGCGTGCGCCGCAACCAGCCCGACGCCTTCCTGCACGGCGACTACGTTCCGGTGCTGGCCAACGGCGACGCCGCCGATCACGTGCTGGCCTTCCGCCGGGGCGAGGACATCGTGGTGGCCGTGACCCGGTGGACCGTGCGGCTGACCGAAACGGGCTGGGGTAACACGGTTTTGCCACTCCCGGACGGAACCTGGAAGGACGCGCTCACCGGGGTGATCGCCGACGGCCCGACGTCGGCCGCCCAATTGTTCGCCGATCTGCCGGTTGTTCTGCTGGAGCGCCACCATGACTGA